TAATGATGCCAGCGAGCTTGTCCAGACGTAAGTCAGGAACAGGCACGACACCGGTATTTGGCTCGATAGTGCAAAATGGATAATTCGCTGCATCGATTTCAGCTTGAGTAAGTGCATTAAAAAGTGTTGATTTACCGACATTAGGCAGACCAACGATACCACATTTAAAACCCATGATCGTCTCTATAAATAAATTAACTAATTAAAAATCTGTTATTCGCTGTGTATTGTAACGAATTTGCTAGCGGCTGTGTAGAGCATTCATCGCTTTTGCCGTCTGCCCTGAGATAAGTTCGGCGAGGACCTCGAAACTGGCGTCAATGCTTTGTAGGATAAGCGTGTGTTCTGGCTTAGAAGGGGCTTTAAGGACGAAATTAACCACTTGAGACTTATTGCCAGGATGGCCGATACCGATGCGCAGGCGTTGAAAGTCTTTGGTGCCAAGTTGTGCAGCAATGTCTCTTAAGCCATTATGGCCGCCATGACCACCACCGCTTTTTAGGCGGGCTGTGCCTGGAGGAAGATCAAGCTCATCATGAACGACGAGAATTTGCTCGGGGGGAATCTTATAAAAATGGCTGCAGGCTTTAACAGCTAGACCCGATCGATTCATAAAGGTTGTTGGAATCAGTAACTGGGCGTTACCTAAGCTGGATGCGTTAAGACGAGAAGCTAAGCCGTGAAACTTAGCTTCAGGGCGCAAAGCAGCGTGATACTGCTCTGCCAGCTGTTCAACAAACCATGCACCTGCATTATGTCGCGTTTTTTCATATTCAGACCCTGGATTGCCAAGGCCGACAATGAGCTTTACAGGCGCATTCATGGTTTATTATTCCTCAGCAGTTCCCTCATCGCTTGCTGCTGGAGTATCTGTAGCATCATCATCGCTAACGACTTTGTTTGCTTTGATAGCAGCAATCGCGTGATCGTGGTCATCACCTTGTACCAGTGCACTTAAAGTAACACCTTTTGGTACATTGATGTCAGAGAGGTGCAAGGTTTGACCAAGCTCAACTTTAGCCATGTCGACTTCGATGAACTCAGGTAAGTCAGATGGCAAGCAGGTGATTTCAACCTCTGATGCGTAGTGCTCTACGTGTCCACCCAATTTCACTGCAACTTCTTCGTTGGTGTAGTGTAAAGGAATCGACATATGAAGTTTAGATTTAGCATCAACGCGTTGGAAGTCTAAGTGAGTGACTTTAGGCTTGTATGGGTGGCGTTGCATGTCTTTTAAGATCACTTTCTCTTTTTTACCATCAACATCTAAGGTTAAGATCTGAGTGTAAAAGTGCTCATGCTCTTCAACTTGTAAGATTAAGTTGTGAGAGATGGCAATCGACATAGGATCTTTGCTACCACCGTAGATAATCGCAGGAACTTGGTCTGCAATACGACGTAGGCGGCGGCTCGCACCTTTCCCCTTGTCCTGACGTGCAACCGCAGGTAATTCGATAGGTTGTGACATAACTGTCTCCAAAAACGTAAGTTAAAAAAAAGCTGTTGCTTCGCGACCAAAGCAACAGCGCGTTATTATAGTGAAAAATAATATTTTATTCAACAAACATCGAGCTGATTGACTCTTCATGACAAACGCGACGAATGGCCTCAGAAAGCATCGGTGCTAGAGATAATTGCTTAATTCTAGAGCAATTTTTAGCTTCTTCGGTCAATGGAATCGTATCTGTGACAACAAGCTCGGTAAGGCTCGAGTTTTCGATATTGGCAATGGCATTGCCTGAAAGAACCGGATGAACGCAATAGGCAGAGACATTGGTCGCGCCTTGTTCACGTAGCGCCTCAGCCGCTTTACAGAGTGTGCCTGCGGTATCGACGATATCATCAACGAGTATACAATCACGGCCTTTAACATCACCGATAATGTGCATAATGCGCGCTTCATTGGCACGCGGACGGCGTTTATCGATGATGGCAAGATCAGCGTTGTTTAGGCGTTTGGCAAAGCCACGTGCACGAGCCACACCGCCGACATCAGGAGAGACGACGACAGGGTCGATTAGGTTCTTATCTAATACATGGTCCAGTAATACCGGAGAACCATAGACATTATCATGAGGAATATGGAAAAAGCCTTGAATCTGCTCAGCATGAATATCCACCGTCATTACACGGTTTATACCGACACCGGCGAGCATATCTGCGACAACTTTTGCAGTAATGGGTACGCGAGAAGAGCGTGTACGACGATCTTGGCGTGCGTAGCCGTAGTAGGGGATGACCGCGGTGATGCGTCCTGCCGATGAGCGGCGTAGTGCATCAGCTAAGATCATCACTTCCATTAAGTGATCATTGGCAGGAGAACTTGTTGGTTGCAAGATGAAAACATCATTACCGCGGACGTTCTCTAAAATTTCTGTAGAAATTTCACCGTCACTAAAACAGTTGATTTTGGCATCGCCTAGGGGAATGTGTAAGTGCTTTGCAATTTTATTAGCAAGTTCAGGATGAGCATTGCCGGTAAAGAGCATTAGTTTGGACACGCTGAGCTTCCTCTTGAGAGTGTAAGGGGATCGGGTTTAGTCAGTATGTTAAATCTAAAGAAAAATGGCTGGGGTACCTGGATTCGAACCAGGGGATGCCGGCATCAAAAGCCGGTGCCTTACCGCTTGGCGATACCCCACCTAAATGCGCAATTTCATGGTCCTTTGCGCAAGTGACGGTATTTTACTGTGTGTGTTAGCTCTCTGTCAAACCTTTGTCACATTTTTGTCATAATTTTATAAAAGATGAATATTACTCATTGGTTTTTTAATTCAGTCTTTGATTTAGTCTGTTATTTTTGCGCAAACGCCTGCCAGTCACTGATGGCGATTTTTAGCCAAAGGCGCTGGTTTTTTAAGCGAATCAGTGTCGGTAAAGGTAAGCCATCACGCCATTGATAACGCAGATAGTTTATTTGCCAGCCGGCTTGTTGCAAGCTCGCGAGTCGACCATAAATATCCAGGGTTTTCTGATAAGAAGCATTTGGATCGGCTAATCCGCGTACCCAGTAATAAAGCCCTTTCACCGGTAGGCTCCAGCCGAGCAGGTTTTGCATGAGGAGCTGGGCAGAACTGGCGTGCGTTGTTTTGCCATGACTATCCGTAAAACTATATTCACCTTGTCTGTGAATCAGGCGGACTTCGCCGATGCCTAAAGGTCCTGAAAGGCTGATTTGATAGCTGTGAGGCCCTTGTTGGGTCCAGTTGAGGTTGGCTTGTTCGGCTTGCTGGTGATAACGGACGGCGGCGATGCCTTGTAATTGCCAGTGTGTTTTTGGGGTGAGCTGTTGTTGATAGTGCTGCCAGGCGATGTTTTTATCTTTAGGAATTGGCGGTGCGGAGGTGTTTAGTGTCGTTGCACAGGCGCTAAGTAGGCCGATCAGTGTAGATAAAAATGTTAACTTTATGAAATTTATAAATTTTATTTTTTTTGATTGTAATTGTATAAGCGGGAGTGGGGATTTGAGTCGCATTATCATTGTTATTCGGCCTAAGTTAAATGCTAGTTGTTTTGGCTTGTTTGATTTCTAGTCTTTCTATCAGTGTATCGCGTTGTTTTATTGATATCATTAAAAATAGCTGGTCCAATGGGTTTATCTGCAAATTTTAGTTCGGATGGATTTGGCTTTTAAAGCTTAAGGCTGCGGGCCAATTGGGATGTTTTATTAGAATATCATGGAGTATATTACGGGCTAAAGTAGGCTGTTCGCTATAGATAAACTTTGCGATGATCAAAGCGGCTTCGGGGTGAAAACTTTGTTGTTTATAAAGCTCACTGAAAAGAAAGGTCAGGTTGCTTTGCTCAATTTCGGTAGACTCTTCTGTGACAAGTTTCAAATAGGGTTGTGCTTTTTTAGTGCTTGTAATACGGGCAAGATAAGGCAAAGCTTGCTTGTAGTTTTCACTGGAAATCAGCATGAGGACAACCAGCGCTTGAGGTCTTGGATTAGTTGGCGTTTGGTTTGCCCAAATAATCGCAGGTTCTAGTGCCATATCCGGTTGATTCAGCTCTAAAGCAAGCCGTGTTGTATGGGCCGCTAATTTTTTATTCCGACTGCTCAAAGTCGTGTTATGATAATGCCGCAATGCGAGCTCATAATGGCCGCGCTGGTAAGCGACTTCGGCGATGAGTAGCTTATGAAGATCTTCGGTGGCAAAGTTAGGCTTAGCCGAAGAGGGTGACTTAGCAGTGTACTGTTCTGCACCGGTGCCACAGGCATAGCATAAGGTTGCAAGACCGATTAAGGCATAGTGTTTGAACACAGTTACCTCTATCTGCTTTTAAGAGGGCCATGTTGTTATATCGGCTACAGGTGGAGGGAACTTGACTTTGGGTAAATGCTGGGGTGGCGTTTGAACGAAGTTAAGCTAGGGCTGCTAAAGTAAAGATATTGAGTATAAATATTTGATAAGTTGAACGTTGAACGATGCAATTGTTTGTTTTAGGGGTGAATTACACAAATGCGCCGCTGGCTGTGCGAGAGCAGGTGGGCATTGTGGAAAGCGAGCTTGCTGATTTTTTACAATCAGCCCTCGCAAGTGGTCAGGTGAAAGGCTTGATCGCTGTATCGACCTGTAATCGTACTGAGTTGTACTGTCAGGCTGAAGACGTTAATGCTGTTCGACGTTGGTGGACGCATGCCAGTGGTTTAGAAAACTTAAGTGATTACCTGTACTGCTATTGCGCTGCGGATGCCGTACAGCATTTAATGCAAGTCGCGTGTGGCTTAGATTCTTTGATTTTGGGTGAGCCGCAGATTTTGGGGCAGCTTAAAGCCGCGTTTTCCATCGCTCAACAGGCCAGGGTGACAACGCCCGTGTTGGAGCGATTATTTCAGCACTCCTTCTCCGCAGCTAAACGGGTGCGCACTGAGACCGCTGTGGGAGCTTGCCCTGTATCCATTGCCTTTACAGCCGTGCGCCTGAGTCAGAAAATGTTTAGTAACTTGAGTGAAACCACTGTATTGGTTGTGGGGGCTGGAGATACGGCTCAACTGGTTGCACGTCATCTAAAAGAGTATGGTGTGGGTCGACTGATCATCACGAATCGTACATTAACGCGCGCTCAGGCCTTAGCAGCAAAAGTCGATGGTGAAGCCATTGATTTAACTGAGCTGTCGACTTATTTGCCCGCGGCCAATATTGTTGTTACAGCAACAGGCAGTCGCGACCCGATTATTAGCCGGGTGACGGTCGAGCAGGCACTGAGCCTACGTGACCATAATAGTGACATATTGATGGTTGACCTTGCGGTGCCGAGAGATGTCTCTGCTGATGTGAATGAATGCTCGGGCGTACACTTACATACGGTTGATGATTTGCAGCAGGTGATCCAAGAGAGTAAGCAGAGTCGCGAACGAGCAGCGCTTGAGGCTCAAAAGATGATCAGTGAAGAGACGGATGAGTTTTATGCC
This genomic stretch from Piscirickettsia litoralis harbors:
- the lolB gene encoding lipoprotein insertase outer membrane protein LolB; translated protein: MIMRLKSPLPLIQLQSKKIKFINFIKLTFLSTLIGLLSACATTLNTSAPPIPKDKNIAWQHYQQQLTPKTHWQLQGIAAVRYHQQAEQANLNWTQQGPHSYQISLSGPLGIGEVRLIHRQGEYSFTDSHGKTTHASSAQLLMQNLLGWSLPVKGLYYWVRGLADPNASYQKTLDIYGRLASLQQAGWQINYLRYQWRDGLPLPTLIRLKNQRLWLKIAISDWQAFAQK
- the pth gene encoding aminoacyl-tRNA hydrolase, with the translated sequence MNAPVKLIVGLGNPGSEYEKTRHNAGAWFVEQLAEQYHAALRPEAKFHGLASRLNASSLGNAQLLIPTTFMNRSGLAVKACSHFYKIPPEQILVVHDELDLPPGTARLKSGGGHGGHNGLRDIAAQLGTKDFQRLRIGIGHPGNKSQVVNFVLKAPSKPEHTLILQSIDASFEVLAELISGQTAKAMNALHSR
- a CDS encoding 50S ribosomal protein L25/general stress protein Ctc, whose protein sequence is MSQPIELPAVARQDKGKGASRRLRRIADQVPAIIYGGSKDPMSIAISHNLILQVEEHEHFYTQILTLDVDGKKEKVILKDMQRHPYKPKVTHLDFQRVDAKSKLHMSIPLHYTNEEVAVKLGGHVEHYASEVEITCLPSDLPEFIEVDMAKVELGQTLHLSDINVPKGVTLSALVQGDDHDHAIAAIKANKVVSDDDATDTPAASDEGTAEE
- a CDS encoding ribose-phosphate pyrophosphokinase, which translates into the protein MLFTGNAHPELANKIAKHLHIPLGDAKINCFSDGEISTEILENVRGNDVFILQPTSSPANDHLMEVMILADALRRSSAGRITAVIPYYGYARQDRRTRSSRVPITAKVVADMLAGVGINRVMTVDIHAEQIQGFFHIPHDNVYGSPVLLDHVLDKNLIDPVVVSPDVGGVARARGFAKRLNNADLAIIDKRRPRANEARIMHIIGDVKGRDCILVDDIVDTAGTLCKAAEALREQGATNVSAYCVHPVLSGNAIANIENSSLTELVVTDTIPLTEEAKNCSRIKQLSLAPMLSEAIRRVCHEESISSMFVE